The DNA window CTTTTTTTAAAGTACGCCAAATACCATAACCATCGCGGCGATATTGAATTGTATAACGTAATTCATCACCATTGGGATCTTCAGCGGACCACCGTATCGTAATAATTCCTGGCTCTTCAATTTGTCGTGCGCGAATTGGAGTTGCAGAATTCTCTGGGTCATCACGTTTATCATTAGTGTGCTTATCCATTAAACTGACGGTTTTGCTTTTAGGCGCTTCTTGCGGCAAAGAATAAAATGCAATTCCCTTATCAAGAGCAATTACTTCACGTACAAAAGGAGCTAAATTTTGCCTTAAATAAGCTAAACGCACGCGATGCACGGTTGGTGTGAATTTGCTAGTGCTATTAAGAGTTAAGCGTAACTGCACAAAACGACCCTTAGGTATAGTGGGTACAACATTGAAAGGTGCTGCAATTTCACTTGACCAGTCAGACCAACTATTATCAGTTTCAGAGGTTTGACCACTACGTGCAGCGATAGATATTTTAGTGCCACGCGGCCACTCACCAAAAACTTGCACAATACCAAAACTCGAATTTACTCCAGCATCAAAAGCCAAAGTATAAAATTCACCCTTTGGTGCATAACCATTAGCAAGCTCAGTTATACGACCACCAGCCGCAGCTATTGCTGCTATTGCTCCGCTTTTCGTTGATGCCAAATGGGTAATACGTCGTGATGGCGATTGATACAGCATTGCGATAACGCGTTTTTTATGATCGACACTATAAATACGTCCCCTTGGTTCTTCTCGTCCGGTAGCACCCGTAGCAACAAGAATTTGTTTTTTATCATTGATCGCTAAAGCAAATATCGCTTCATCACTAGAGCCAGCTAAAGTCTCAACCGCACCGTCCATGGCAATACGCACCAATTGTGAACGCACGTTTGCCGATTTACCTTTATTGTTTTTTCCTGAGGCAAGATCAGCATGTGAATCTGCCAACTCTTGCGCACCGGTTACCCCAGCTGCAAAAGCATAATCATCATAAATGAGAATACTAGTAACTTCTGGATGACCAGTGTCGTATAAGGCACGAAATATATCACTACCTTTTTCAGCACGATAAACCACGCCTCGTTCACCACCACCAACAAATAAACCTAAACGACTATCATAAGCCAAGGCACGCAAATGTGATTGCTCTGGCTTAAATATTACTTCACCTTTGTTGCGTTTAATGATGCGTTCAACTGTACCGGGCTCGCCCGTAGCTGCGTATAGTGCGCCACCTGGACCTTTTACTAATGACCAAATATAGGTGGCATCCGATTTGTAATATAGTTCACTCTTACCATCTTTAGTGATTTTATAAATTCTTGCCGGGGAACCCGTAGCTACAAATAAACCTTCATCTGTTGAAAGCAGCGCCGATACCATAGTCTCAGTAGCTTTAAAAAGCTTGCGACTTTTGCCAGCTTTGTTGATTGCTAGTACTTGTGCATCATCTGCAAGAGCTACAATGATTTCATCGCCAAATACTGCTGCCGCACTATAAACTGCCTCAACATCGCTGTATAATTCTTTAGTAGGTGGTGGCAGGGCAACAGCGCCATCTTCAGTAACTGTTGTTGATTGTGGATTGCCATCAAGAAAATGACCAAAACCTTCAAGGTCATAAAAGCGCGTATTTTCTGCGTATACGTTATAGCTAATGCTACTAATAATTATCAGCAAAAAAATCGATGGTATAAACCTAAGACCAACATGCCGTAACGACATAATTAACCTCTCTTAAGTAACAATTACTTATAACTAATATATCAAAGATTTTTATTGATTTTCATTTTCGATCTTGAATCTCAATTTTTACTTGCGCTATTCCTGAAACTGTACCTAAGCGCGCACGTTTATCTTCCCAAGCAAGACCACGATCTCTGCGATTTATCTTCTGCGCACCTGACATTGTTGCAACAATTGATGGCGGTAAAAATGGCAACATATCAACACGTGAATGCAATCCTGCGCCAGCACGCGTAACTAATAAGTACAAATTACCATCTGCACGACGCTGTGAAAGCCCTTTAATAATGTCTGACAAATTTTCGGGTTTTGCATCGCCAGCAAGTTTGGTTAACACTCTGTTAACTTCTGTGGCACCAGCAGCGATTATTTCAATCTCTTCGTTAGCCCAGTTATTAGGTATAGTTATTTCAAAGAGCTCCTGACTTATACCACTACCTTTTTTATACAAACGCACAATAACCTTAAGTTGGTCTCCTGGCCTAATAAACGAACGATCTAAATGAATTGATTCAACTGATTCTTCAACTGGATCGGTAACAAATTCAGCCTGAACATTAAGGCTAATTTTTGGTGGCTTATTAAATGGTGAATTCCATATCAAATCAAAAGCTTGGGCAACATCAATTGCTGGATAAACCATAAGATTCATGTCATGTTCTGATGAATAAATATCATTAATTGCTAAAGATTCGTGCCCGGCTATAGCAATATTAGCATTAAGTTTTAAAATGCCACGTCTGCTGGCTTCAATACGACCAGCAAAACAATTTGCTAAGGCCATTGCCATTAAGCGTGGTGATAAACCTTGATCGCGAGCAACCTCAAAAGAAAATGGTTTATTACCCCCAGGCGTTATAATTTGCCCATTTACTTTTATCATATCTGCCTGGCGACCTAAGTAACCACCAATACCGGTTAAGCGATCTTGAGTTACTTCACCAATTACGGCACCAGTTGTAGACATTTTAAATGAGCGCATAGTCGAAGCCATGGTGTTGATGATCTCAGCATTAGCCATTGGCAATGAAACAGCCCCGGCACCAAAAAATGGATGGCCAAAAGCCAATACTTGCTTACCCTCAACACTAGTAACCGTACCAGTCGCAGCTATTTCAACATCGCCACGAACTAATACAGCAGCAACTGCAGAACCAGGCTTTAGCTGATAAGGTTTTGCTAAGCGGCTAGAACTACCGGCCGCCATCGGCATAAAACCATTAGCCTCTAACCAGGGCGAAAAATGACGCAATAATTCTGGCGTAAAACCACTTATTGATAATGGCGTCGCAATTGGCGCCATACTGCTATTTATATTATTAACTTCACTGTTTTTATTAGGAGTATCACCATGCCGTAATGCTCGCCAGTCGGTCATACTCTCATTATGGCTTATACGCCATGGACGCGACTCTTGCGGTAGCTGCATTATTTTATGCATGCTGGCAATCGGCGTAATGCCCGCGATAGGTTCTTTGGCAAACTGCGCAAAAGCATAAGCTAATGCCCCAACTAAGCGACCATTGATCAAGCATGGGCTGCCACTCATGCCTGAAACGACACCAGTAAATTCTGCCTTTTCACCGTTTAACCGAATAACCACAACATCTTGGCCGGGACCTAAAAAGTTGGGCATTAACCCGCGCACCGTAAAAGGCATGGGTTCAACTTTATGACCTTGAAAAACCGTTAAACATTCACCAGTTGCCCCTGGTTGAATGTCACTTACCGCTATGGTCGGCGGTAGTGCGAGCAGCAATGAAAAAAATACAGATATCATCAAGATAATTTTACTCGCTTACGCATAAACAGCCAGCTTTATGCAAAAGGTAAATGCATATTGGCTACCACCTCATAAATTCGCAAATGGTGGCCAATAACAACGTTTGTTTATTATTTTGCACATTATGACAATTTGCGGCAAGTAATCCCCGCACGTTTGCCTGAAGCTGCTTTATTGATAAAAGTTTTCTCAGGAACTCCCCAAGCCCAACTTGCATAATTACCTGCAACATTTAAACCACCATCATTATTTTCAAAATTTGGTTTTTGTGTGACTTTTATAAGTGGTTCTTAATGAATATTTTTATGATCGTCGAGGTAAGTAAAATTTAAAAAGCACGATAATTTAGAATTTTAACTAGTTATCAGGGGGTGTCCCTAAATGTTGGACTTAAGAAATTCATGAAAGCCTCGTAAACGATGGCTGCGCGCTTAAGCAAAATCATGCAAAAGGCTTGCTTGTGGCAAGTTGCAGGCAGGATTTCTGCGAGCAAGCGGTCGTAAGTAGCGGATTTCGTGAAGATCGACGGGAGACATTTAGGGACACCCCCTATATTATCCTTAATGATTTTTTCGATATTCGCTAATAGTTGCGCGCGCCTTTGGCGCGTCTTTATGTCCTGGATCAAGTTTAACAAAACGCTCAAAAGCTGCAACCGCCTTTTTCTCGTCGCCAGATATATTATACGCCATACCTAAAAGCCAATATGAGCGCGCCTCATCAGGAGCTGCGGCTATAGCTTTTTTTAATTCTTTAATGGCTGCCTCTGTTTGTTGTTTAAATAAATATTTGCGTGCAAGTGTGTAGTGCTGATCGGCAACTGGATTAATATTTTTTACTTTTGCTACACGTAACTCAGGTTTAGCTGATGTCGTATTTGTTGTTGCGGCAGGTTTAGTTGCGCTTGTTGTTGTATTGCTAGCTATCGAAGTATTGTTTGTGGCTAATGAATTTGATGGCTTTTCAAAATTTTTAGAGTCAGCTTGTAGCTTAGATGTTTTACTTTTGCCATTTTCTTTGGTCTTAGCATTTGCAAGTACTGCTGTTTTATTTGCTGCTGCAAAATGTTCTAAAACTCCACGCGACGTAGTCTTTGCTTTTGTTATTTCCTCATGTGGTGTCTTTGGCGTTGCAGCTTTACTTATCACCTTAGCGATTTCATGATGTTCAGTTTTTTCTCGCTTGGCTCGCCGTTCATGCTTTAATCGCTGCTTTTCGCGTTCAGGCAAAGCTACCGGAACTGGTTCTAAATCTAAGTCTAATATTGATTGAGATAATGTTGTTTCAGGTCTTGGTTTTCGTACTAACTCGGTGACGGTAATTTTATTGATAGGTATAAAAGCACCAAACCGAGAGGTAAAATAAAGATATAACGCAGTAGATATAACTAATAGTATTAAACCTAAAAATATCCAACGACCATAGTGTTTTTGGCGTAAGATTATTTCGGTATTTTCTGTCTGATTTTGCATGCGCAATTTTGCGGCAGCAGCTAATTGAGACTGCTGGCGTTTGCGTTTTGAAGCTGTTGCTATAGCAAGCGCATCGCTATTATTATTGCGCATACTAGCAACTACCGGTGGCACCCAAACTGCCGCTGGTTCTGCCTTAGCTGTTGCCAAGGTATTATTTGCCAACGTCACTTGACCAATTGAAGGTGCCTCGTCATTGGCATTATGGTGCTTAATACGTATCGCAGGTTCAGCGGGTTTGCTCGTTGAATTACTATTTAATGTTGCTGCTTCTGGTGATCCAATATTGTGAACATTGCCATTAGCATCAATTGAGAATTTCTGATTACAGCTATCACAAATAGTATAGTCATTTTCACCTGCAGCTGAGCTTAAGCTGGTAAATAATGTTTTACGACAATTTGGACAGGTTACTAACATCGCACTCAGATGATTGCTTTTTTAAATTTACTAAAATTGGCCTCTATTATTTTGTCTAATATTAGGACGTCTATCAATGAAATATACATAGTAATACTTTCACAAATCAGTCAATTTGTACATTGCGTAACCGTGCTGCGCTTTCTTCTGGTAAGGCAGGATTAATAAACATACCTGTCCCCAGTTCAAAACCAGCCAATCTGGTCAAACGGACCACTATAGAAATATACCAGTGACCATACTTAACATTAGCTTCTAAAGGCGATAATGAGCGAATTACATAATTATAATGGGGATTTCCCAGTGCAATATTAAGACGACGCAAGGTGCGGCGCAATATGCTAGCAAGAGAAGTCGTCTCTGCAACCGAAATGTCACCAAAATATGCACTATGGCGATGTGGAATGATCCAAATATGATATGGCGATAGAGCCGCATACGGAATTAAAACGACAAAATCTGAGGTCGCTTCAATAATGCGCGTACCTGAAGCAAGTTCTTGGCGAACACAGTGACAATACATGCATTCACCCAATTGCCCATACTGCCTAAGGGCTTCTTCAATGCGCACGCGAACCTGTCCAGGAATTACCGGAGTACCTACAATCTGTGAGTGCGGATGATCTATGGTCGAACCGGCTGTTTGTCCATGATTTTTAAAGGCTATTACATGGCTAATACGCGGGTCGGCATAAAAAGCACGCATACGATCAAGATACACACCTAAAATATCGCGGACATGCTCAACCGGCAATGATGCTACCATATCATTGTGATATGGACTTTCGATTATTACCTCATGCTGTCCAATGCCCGGCATAGAGCGTTCATAACTACAGCCGTTGCGATGCAAATCACCTTCTGCGGCTAAAGCAGGAAATAAATTTTTAACCGCACGAACTGACCAGCTTTTATTGTTACTAATGCGTATCGTTTCGGTGGGAGTAGCGGCATCATTTCCTAAACAAAAAGGACACGATTCTTCGTATTTTGACCCCATAGTGACCGTGGGGATTTGCATTTCTAGGTTATCTCGTTTGCCTCGCTTAGGCGCAATTATCACCCAGTCTCCAGTTATTAGGTTATAACGTAATTGTGGTTTTTCATCATCCATTTCATACCTCAATAATATTTATGCTTCTGGCACAATATTAATTCCCAAATCATTTTAATTTTAGCAAAAACCGGCGATTTGTAACACTCTTCTTGTTGTCTTTCCCCCCTAATTTGGGGCTATAACTTAAATGACAATATGGGCGTAGATGCCACAAGTGCCATTCTTGCAGCAATTGTCTCGATTACCGTGGCAATCGCAGTACTCGTACGTCGACCGCAACGTATATTATACCAATATTTTGCCACATTTACCCTCTCATTATTCTTTTGGCATGCTGCTGCCATTGCCTCAAGATTATCGCAATCTGATCTTTTTAACCTTAAATTGATAGCAGCTCTACTATTGCCACCCACTGCAGGCCTGTTCTTTCGAGAACTACTGCGTGAACCTCGCCGTAGCAACTCACGCCTACAACGCCTTATTTTCTTTTGTTCTGGCTTGTTAGCACTCATCGGCTTGTCACCACTAGCTGATGAACAACAACATTTGGGTATTGCTTTAATATATCGAACCTTCGCGACCACCTATGTCATTGGAATTTTAGCATTTATCCTCAATGGTCTATACAAACGCACCAAAACAGCAAGGGCTGACGAAAAAAAACGCCTACGTTTTTTATTTTATGGTGGCTTATTAACTTTAGTATTAGCCTGCGTTGGTCTATTTCAAGGCAGCGATGTCTTAACTGCTTTAGGCCATATTGCGGCAACTTTTTATGTCTATTTTCTTTATCAATCAATTTTAGCACGACGATTGGTAGACCTAGTTGAGTTATTGGGTAAGGCCGCAGTACTTGCAGTATTGACCTTGGTTTTAGCCAGTGTATATGCGCTGCTAGTACTTTGGGTAGGTACTCATCAACAAGGTTTATGGCTATTTAATACTTTAGTAGCGAGTTTTGTTATTCTTATTCTCTTTGATCAAGTTCGCGCTTGGGTCGAAGAAGGCACCGCCAAATTATTTTTTCGCCAACGCTACGAACTACGAATGTTATTGCGGCGTTTGATTCGGTCACTAAGAATTATAACTGAGTTGCCTGAAATGCGCTCTTTAGTACTCGATACTTTGCATGCTTCGGGTCGTGCCAGCCAATTAGCTTTATATATGCAAGTAGAAGGTGACGCCGCATATATGCTTTATGGTCACCGTGGCAAAATACCACCAGAATCTTTAAGTATGAGTCAACACCCAACTTTATTAAGTGAATTGCGCCGCGATAAAAAACCGGTGCTCATTGAAAATCTATTATCGCGTCAGCAAGATCTGCCAACTTTTTTTACCGCTGATGACCCAAGTTTGCAGCGCGAAATTGAGCGTACCAATGAAGCTATTGCGTTAATGCGCCAGCTACGCGCCAATGCCGTAATCCCCATGCTTATTGATGATCGCATTTTGGGCCTTTTATGTCTTGGTACTGAGCATATTTCCGAAGCCTACTCAACCGATGAATTAACTGCATTGCTTTCAGTTGCCGAAGCCTGCGCCATCATTATTGAGAATTCACAAGAATATGAAAAACGCCGTGAACGTGACCGACTTGTTGCTATTGGTGAAATGGCCGCTGGTATGGCTCATGAAATCCGTAACCCCTTAGGGGCAATAAAAGGTGCGGCACAGTGCCTTGAACCAACTGGCATATCAGTTGAAGCTCAAGATTTTATTAGTGTCATCATTGAAGAAGTCGACCGCTTAAATCGAGTAGTAAGCGCTTTTCTTGAATATGCACGTCCCTATCGAGGTAATCCCATTTCAGCAAATATAAACGAAATTATCAATGCTACGATAAAATTGTTAAATCGTGATGCGCTTCCTATCAACGCCAATATTGATCTTAAACTTGCTGAAGATTTACCTCCAGTACTGATCGACCCCGAACAACTTAAACAAGTGTTAATCAACTTAATACAAAATGCCATCCAAGCTACGACTACAAATGGGACGGTTACGATTAGCACTCTCATTAGTCTTGCTAGAGTCACTAACTTTAAATCTGGCTCTTTGCGTTTTACTGATCGCTCCCAGGTGTTAATTCGTGTACGCGATAACGGCCCTGGTATTAAACCAGACGATTTGCCACGTGTTTTTGTGCCATTTTTTACAACAAAATCTTCAGGCACTGGTCTTGGTTTAGCAATATGTCAACGTATTATCGAAAATGGCGGTGGTCGCATCGAAGTCCACTCTACTCTTGGCAAAGGCGCAACTTTCACCATACGTTTGCCAGCAGCCAATTCAAATCTTAGCTAACCATTGTTTACGTTCAGTTGCAGAAAAATGCTCTATCGCATACCTTAAAGCTGTGCGTGGCATTTGGGTTAAATTTTGTTGTAAAAAGTCGCGCAATAATTCTTTGTCGATGCGTTTACCTACTTCGCGCAGCATCCAGCCTACGGCTTTATGAATTAAATCATGTTTGTCATTAAGTAAAAGTTTTGCCAATTTAAAAGTATCACTAGCGTCTTGTGCACGTATAAAAGCAAAAGTTGCAACGATAGCAATACGCCTTTCCCAGTACAACTGTGATTTAATTAGTTTATACAAAATTTGACGGTTTTTAGTTAACAACCAATCGCCTAAAATTGCCGGGGCGCTTAAATCCACCAAATCCCATGCGTTAATATATTTAGTATTTTTTAGATAAACTTTAACCACTCGTTCTTTTTGTGATTGATTACCAGTTTGGTAATGCTGCATCATAATCAATAATGCCGTAAATCTCTCTTCATGAAAGCGTGATTGCAATAAAAAAATAACCTGCGTTAAAGCAAGCTTTGCAAAGCTTTTTGCAATTTGACGCATCTTGGGTACGGTTATCCCCAAAAATATGTCGTCTTGAATATAGTCGTTTTTACCTGTTTTAAAAAATTTGCGAATTACTTCAGCTTTAGCAGGATCAGCTATAGCACGTAAAGCTTTTTGTAGATTAACTATATTGATTGTATCATTTGGCACATTTGGCATAAGTTGTTACTTACCTTCTAAATGTATTGATTGGGTCGGGAAGGCAAAACTACTACCTGACTTTTCTACAATTTGCATAAAATCTAATAAAATTTCTTGACGAATAAGGCGAAACTCATCCCAATCGTCTGTATTAAACCAAGCCATTGCCACCATAAAATTCCTAATGGACCTATTTGTAATAAATATGAGTGCAAATGTGAATTAAGCCAATTGGGTGCGGCTTCATATGCTTTTTCGATCATAATCAAAAACTAGTTGATATACTAGCCTGAACCCCGCTAGGAGTACCATCAGGTAAGACTACAGGTGCGGCTACTATATCTATTCCCCATAAAATCGCGCCAATTCCAAATAAACCAGCACTAATGTATAAGCAATTATTAGTATATTCAGTATATCTATCTGCGTCTCTATTTTTAGCAATCGCTTGTTTCTGTGTCGTGCTACCACTAATTTTATCTTTAGCGGCCTTCTTTTTAATATAGAATACCCCACCTGTAGCTAAAGCTACTAGTGAACCCGCGGCAAAAGCAACGCTAGTCCAACGCATCTTACTCCATGGCGGTGGCCCTTTTTCTTTAATTTTTATACTTCCTGCCGGTAGAGGTGTTAAAGCCAATGTTATTTCGTCAGCAGAGGGGGTAATGGTTGTGGTTTGCTCTGGTTTGACCAAAACCTCATGTTTCACTGCATCAATATGCACAATATGTCGTCCAGGAGATGCTTGAAAAGGGCCTCGACCTTTACCGACTAAAGTACCATCTATCTGAATATCAACATCAGAATTTTCGGTATTAATCTCGACAAATCCGGGGGTATCAATACCAAGAATGGCATAAATATTCTCGTTTATTACTTTTTGCGCAGTTTTTGTATCAGGCACTTCTACGCGAACTTTTCGTAAGGCTGATGCACCTTCACTAGGGAATGCAATAAACATCAAACTTGCACCCGAGCCTGATTCACGCACTTGCCCAACTAAAATTTCAGCAGCACCGATTTTCTTTCCCAAACCAGAAATACAATAAATGTCTTCTTTACAAGCCAATAATGCCGTCTGCGGAGAAGTGTTAAGTTCTTGTTGCAATGTATCACCGACAAGAATTTTTACCACTGCGACAGAAGATGCAATACTATTAATCGATTCGCTTATCGCACGAAATACGGCGTTATTTGGTGAACCCTCTTTTAATAGCGGAAAAATCGCCACTTTCGTAAGTGCTTGGTCGCTTTCTGTCGTATTTTCATTTTGGGCATTTGTGGGTGTTTCTTGGGCAAAAATCGTAGTGCTATTGCAAACAAAAACAATTGCCAGCAATACGAAAGCTCTGCACTCACATATCAATCGCTTAAGGCGTATTAATATAATGTCTCTCATTAACGCACCGTGATTGGCCCGATGGCCATCGTTTTAATTATTAACGTTTTACCCGAACTTGGTAATCGCCACTTAACTGCTACATCTGTAATACATTTTTTTAGGTTTGGCGAGCGTGCTATTGCTGCGCCACCTAATCGAATATTGCTTACTGCTCCATCTGGTAAAACCATCGCTACAAACTCTATCGAATAATCGCCAGCAGTAATATCTCCTCGCCTTTTAGCTTCAAGGAAGCAAGGTTTAAATTCACGGCCTCGTTTTTTTAAGATCGCAGTAATATCATTGACTGGTTTTGCTGCTGGCCCTAAATGCACAACATCACTGTCATTATCAAAAAGGTCTCCTAAACGTGTTGATTGCGTCGAAACATTATTAGCATCGTTAGTATTTGAAGAAGAATCGTCGGCTTTGCTCTTTGTGCTATTTGCTGCTGCTGTCATATTACGTCTTGCACCTTGACGACGAGCATATGTCCGCGGCTTAAAAACCGAACGTCTACTAGCTGCTCGCTGCGAAACTTCTGTAGCCACAGGATATTCTAAAGGTAAATCCAAGTGATCAAATGATTCGTCTGCTGCTATTGCGTCAAGACTATCATCTGATAATTCTTCATTTTCATCTTTATTAGCTAAGGCAGCAGAACCAGATATTTCTTTTCTTTTTTGGTTACCATGATCTGCTCTATTAACTTTGTTCGTATCTTTTTTAGCTGCAATAGCTGCATTATTAGACGATGCTTTTTTCAAAAACGCTTCAAAGAATTGAGGACGCCCTTGCGACCACCAATACCACGATAAAGCAAACGCTAATGCAAATGCCACACCTGCAACAAAAGCAAAAGTTGCCCTCATACGTCGTTTTAGTTGAGCTGGTGGTTGCCAAACTGCCGGAAGTAATGATGCAGGTAACTGCTTTGATAAAAGAGCTAGTTCATTAACATTAGATGTAGATGCTTTCGCTGGTGAATTTTGGGCAATTTCTGCAGCATTGGCTAAAATTTTCTGTCTTTCTTTTGCAAGATCGACACCTAGTTGTTCTAATAATTCTTCTTGTTGTGTTAATAACGATGCACGACTCTTAATAGTATCATTGTATGTACTATCTTCAATCGTAGCTGCGCCATGTTCTTCAAGCTGACGATTAGTAAGTTTGCTGCTTTCAAGCACTTCTTTTTCACGGGTGATAAGTCTGCGAACCAAAGCTTCAACATCTTTACGGCTCTGCTCAACCGCATTCGCCCGCTTTTCTAATTCTTTTGCTCGTTCATCAAGGCGACGATGACTTTGTTCAACATTATTAGAATTAATTTCAAGCTCGCTAGCTTTGCGTTTTAGATCTTGTTGTTGCTGATCTATAATACGCAAACGTTCTTCAATATCTATAGCGCGCTCATCAAGAGATGAGGCGCGTAATTGCAATTCTTTTTCTCTTTTTTTAAAGGATACTTCTTTATCGTCTAATTCGGATTTTCGCTTATAAATCTCAGTAGCATGGCCATCTAATTTAGCTGAACGTTTATATAGCTCGCTTTCTTTTTGAGCAATTTCATCGATACGTTTTTCTATTTCGGTAACTTTAAGATCAAGCTCTTGACCCTGTAATTCAACCGTTTGTAATTTTTCTGCAATCTCATTTTCACGTTTTTCTATTTCAGTTTCACGGTCATCTAAATAAAACTGTTGTTCATCAAGTTCTAACTTTAATGATTCAGTTTCAGTTCTAAGGTTTTCAAAATCAAGAACGCGTTTATCAAGATCAGCTGCACGTTGCTCAATTTCGCGACGATGCATTAAAACATCTTGCTGCGCAACAAAAAGTTCAGCCTCATGATTTTCAATCTCATCTAAACGAAATGACAAATCACGATGCTGTTCTTCATTTGAATTAACTTTATCCTGTATCTCATAATCTTTACGTTCAAGTTCTTTACGCTGAGAATCGAGTTCTGCTAATTTAGTAGAAAGATTAGATTCTTGCTCAATAACTTCTTGTCTTTTTCTATCAAGTTCAACTTGCTGGTTTTGAATTTCGGTCAGCTTAGCGTCGAGTTCTATCTCTTTTGCCTCAACTTCTTTGCGCCGGTTATCAAACTCAGCTTGCTTTTTATCAAATACTGCTTGCTTAGCGTCTACTTCTGCCCTTTTTGTATCTAAATCTGCAAGTTTTGTATCAATTTCTGCTAATTTAGTTTCAATTTCTTCCTGTTTGGCATCAGCCTGGGAATCTTGATTATTCATCTGCGACCGCATAGTTTCGAATTCCTTCAATCCGTCGTCTATGATTTGAAGCGCTGAACGCGGTTGCCTTTCAATATTATTATCTGAACCAGAAATATTATCAACTAAAGGTTCAGCAACTTCTGTTTCTAAATCTAACTGGTAACTATTATCTATAGGTGTATCTATTTCTTCTATCTCTTCTACTTTTTTGATTTCTTCTATTTCCTCAAAACGCGGTTGTTCAATTAAAACTTCGTGTTTTACCCGATGTTGTAATGTATCAAGTTCATTAAACTCTTTTGCTACCTGCAAATCTTGTTCTATTTCATCTTTTATACACGAACCTTGTGAATTAGTTTTCATTTGATCAATTGCTTCATTCAAAGAAGCTATATCTAAATTATACTCAGTATCATTTGATTTTGTTTCTGAATTCATCAGA is part of the Deltaproteobacteria bacterium genome and encodes:
- a CDS encoding DNA alkylation repair protein encodes the protein MPNVPNDTINIVNLQKALRAIADPAKAEVIRKFFKTGKNDYIQDDIFLGITVPKMRQIAKSFAKLALTQVIFLLQSRFHEERFTALLIMMQHYQTGNQSQKERVVKVYLKNTKYINAWDLVDLSAPAILGDWLLTKNRQILYKLIKSQLYWERRIAIVATFAFIRAQDASDTFKLAKLLLNDKHDLIHKAVGWMLREVGKRIDKELLRDFLQQNLTQMPRTALRYAIEHFSATERKQWLAKI